From a region of the Neobacillus niacini genome:
- a CDS encoding MFS transporter: MKRQPKFINYLSYGLGDFLGAGAFALTAAWLLFFLTTFCNLTAVQAGSIFAIARIVDAIAAPTMGYITDNFHKTKLGRRFGRRKFFILAAIPLVLVYTLIWVDGFNYWYYLLTYILFELVYSMILIPYDTLAAEMSNDYKVRSKFTGARMFVAQASAVFAAFIPGRLVEALGKDDPLTFLYSGIIFTVIFLIVLTLLYKNTWERPLDEIPVEKTINKRTFVQNVHKIYADLFSTLRVKTFRHHLGMYLGGYLSQDVFNAVFTYFVVFALMQSAVDASNLLTFMYAMQIFGVWIALTLTIKLNPAPAFRTAIFFFIAGIVGFIVLKYTGTLNSTALLFVMIGICGLGRGGLNYIPWNNYAFIPDVDEALTGQRREGVFAGVMSLIRKGTQALAVFLVSVALQEAGFVSGQGSQPESAVNMIISILLFGTLIFLVGGLIISYRYKLTKENHVILLNEIERLKNGGSKKDVTPEARQVFEQLTGWEYEKTWGNNKIGYENLINYKENLNKPKHKTAV, from the coding sequence ATGAAGAGACAACCGAAGTTTATTAATTATTTGTCTTATGGTTTAGGTGACTTTTTAGGGGCAGGAGCCTTTGCACTAACAGCTGCATGGTTACTTTTCTTCTTAACAACTTTTTGTAATTTAACGGCTGTTCAAGCTGGCTCTATCTTCGCGATTGCTCGAATTGTCGATGCTATTGCAGCACCAACAATGGGGTATATAACCGATAATTTTCATAAAACAAAACTAGGCCGCCGTTTTGGCAGACGTAAATTCTTTATCCTAGCTGCCATTCCTCTTGTACTTGTGTATACATTAATTTGGGTTGATGGATTTAATTACTGGTATTATTTATTAACCTATATTCTGTTTGAACTTGTGTATTCAATGATCTTAATTCCCTATGATACTCTTGCAGCCGAAATGAGTAATGACTATAAAGTACGTTCAAAGTTTACGGGTGCAAGAATGTTCGTGGCGCAAGCTTCTGCTGTATTCGCAGCATTTATTCCTGGTAGACTTGTAGAAGCATTAGGGAAAGATGATCCTCTGACATTCTTATATTCTGGCATCATTTTCACAGTAATATTTTTAATTGTTTTAACTCTGTTATACAAAAATACTTGGGAACGACCACTTGATGAAATACCTGTAGAAAAAACAATAAATAAAAGAACGTTCGTTCAAAATGTTCATAAGATTTATGCGGACTTGTTCTCAACCTTACGTGTAAAAACATTCCGTCACCATCTAGGGATGTATTTAGGAGGATATTTAAGTCAAGACGTATTCAATGCAGTATTTACTTATTTTGTGGTATTCGCCCTCATGCAAAGTGCTGTTGATGCTTCTAACTTACTAACGTTTATGTATGCCATGCAGATATTTGGTGTATGGATTGCTCTTACATTAACGATTAAATTGAATCCTGCACCGGCTTTTAGAACAGCAATTTTCTTCTTTATTGCTGGAATTGTTGGATTCATTGTATTGAAATATACTGGTACACTAAATAGCACCGCTTTATTGTTTGTCATGATTGGAATTTGTGGCTTAGGCCGCGGGGGTTTGAACTACATTCCTTGGAATAACTATGCCTTTATTCCAGATGTAGATGAAGCGTTAACGGGTCAAAGACGTGAAGGGGTCTTTGCCGGTGTCATGAGTTTAATCCGGAAGGGAACACAAGCGTTGGCTGTCTTTTTAGTAAGTGTGGCCTTGCAAGAAGCTGGCTTTGTATCCGGACAAGGATCTCAACCAGAATCAGCTGTAAATATGATTATTTCTATCCTGTTGTTTGGGACACTCATCTTTTTAGTGGGAGGATTAATTATCTCCTATCGTTACAAATTAACAAAAGAAAATCATGTTATTCTCCTAAATGAGATTGAACGGTTAAAAAATGGCGGCTCTAAAAAAGATGTTACACCAGAAGCCCGTCAGGTTTTTGAACAATTAACAGGCTGGGAATATGAAAAAACATGGGGAAATAACAAGATAGGGTATGAGAATCTAATAAATTATAAAGAAAATCTTAATAAACCAAAACATAAAACAGCAGTTTAA
- a CDS encoding YceI family protein, with protein MAKWTVDQSHSSIGFEVKHMMVSKVKGQFESYTADVEAADLADLTSASIAFKLDVASINTRNDDRDNHLRSADFFDIENNPTIEFTSTSITKDGDNYRVTGDLTIKEVTKPVTFSVEFNGKGTNPWGVEVYGFEAEAKINREEFGLTWNAALETGGVLVGKDIKIKVELEVNPAA; from the coding sequence ATGGCAAAATGGACAGTAGACCAATCACACTCAAGTATAGGATTTGAGGTAAAACACATGATGGTGTCAAAAGTGAAGGGACAATTTGAATCTTATACAGCCGATGTAGAAGCAGCAGATTTAGCAGATTTGACTTCAGCTTCCATTGCATTCAAACTGGACGTTGCAAGCATCAATACACGTAACGACGATCGTGATAACCACTTAAGATCTGCAGATTTCTTTGATATAGAAAATAACCCAACAATTGAATTTACATCAACTAGCATTACAAAAGATGGAGATAACTATCGTGTAACTGGTGACTTAACGATTAAAGAGGTAACGAAACCAGTAACGTTTTCTGTTGAATTTAATGGTAAAGGTACAAATCCTTGGGGCGTAGAAGTTTACGGATTTGAAGCAGAAGCAAAAATAAACCGTGAAGAATTCGGTCTTACTTGGAACGCAGCTCTTGAAACAGGCGGAGTACTTGTAGGGAAAGACATCAAAATTAAAGTGGAACTAGAAGTTAACCCAGCAGCATAA